In Flavobacterium praedii, the DNA window CAGTTATTTAATTAAAATTAAATTCTTTTTTTCAATTAAAACAAAATAGCTTTTATTTAGTGGGTTTTCTTTTATTAAATTTGCTTTTAAAAATGGAATAAAATGTCTGAAAATCAATCTTCAAAAGATAATAATGCAAGTACTTCTCAAAACAACAATAAAGCTAGAAATAAAAAAATTGCTTTACTAATTGGCGGATTATTTGTCCTTGGTTTAATAATCATCCCAAGGGTTTGGGCAAAATTTCATAAAAAAGAAATTGTATGTCTCAATAATCAAACTGCCATTTATGAAAAATACAAAGATGCTGTTGTTTTAGTTAAACACACCTATGCATTGCAGATTTCAATAAAGGGTTCTGAACCTTTTCAAATTACAGTCGATGACAGTTCATTAGCAGAAAAAACAATTTCTGGAACTGGTTTTTTTGTTTCGGAAGATGGAAAAATAGTAACCAATCATCATGTTGCAGAACCATGGAAATATACTGAAAACAAATTAGAGGATTTTAGTGAATTAAAAAATCACATTTCAGCAGTTCTACCTGATTCTATTGATAAAAAAGACTATAAAACGTATCTCGAATCTCATTGGAATGATTATTATGAAAATGAAGGTGAGGAAGATTATTCTGAAGAAGATGCTCCTGTAGCAACAACTACACCAGTTGCCAATGTGGACTCTTCAAGTGTAAACACGGAAGTAAATGACTTAATATCTGATAATCAATCAGAAGAAAAAGCAATCACAAGCCAAATTACCTATACAAAACTTGAAGATGTAGAGATTGTTCCTAAAACAGTTGAAATAAGTGTGGCATTACATGGTTCTAAAGATGATTGGTTGCAATGTAAAGTCCTAAAAATTGCTGATGGTGATGAAGTTGATGTAGCAATTTTACAACTTTCAAGCGAAACCTTACCTGCTTCTGTATCCGATATTGTCGATTTGGATAATGCCGTAAAAGATGATGCTTCATTAAAACCTGGCACCAATGCTATTTTAATTGGTTACCCAATGGGATTACAACTGGCCAATACCCGTAGAGGAATTAAAGTTCAAGTTTATGAAGGTCAAATCAATAAAGAGTCTGATGGTGTAAGTATTCAATATAATGTTACCTCTACACATGGAGCTAGTGGTTCACCTGTTTTTAATGAATGTGGACAACTTATTGCTATCAATTATGCTGGATATGACGAGGCGCAAGGATATAATTTTGGAATTGTTGCAAAACACGCCATGTCTTTGATGCAATAACTACACTTTTTCAAAACAACTTTAAACAAAACAACTTAGTATACCGTTAACCCAATTTCAGAATTAAACTTTATTTCGAAGCTACATTATGCAATAAAAAATTACTGCCCGTGTACTATTTATATAAATGCAAGACGTTTGTCTTTACTATTTAAAAATAATACAAAGTGCCATGTTTTGAATATGATTCCGGACATTGTAGTCTTCTCTTGCAAATCTTAGAATAAAAAATAGCTATAGATTTAAACGGTATTTTATTTACAAAAAATAATATTTTTCAAAAGATTATACTTTTTTAGGTAATCATAAAAATAAAAATACTAATTTCATTAGTGAATTTATTTTTCATAATAATTAAATTCTAATTTTTTAAACCAACACAATGTACTCCAATATAAAAAGATTATTCGATATTCCTGTCTATCAAAAAAACAACAAGGCCTTACTTCATGCTTTCAATACAAAAGAAAATGGAGTTTGGCAAAGAGAATCTACAATCTCTTTTTTAGAAAAAGCACAAATATTGAGTAAAGCATTATTAGAAATTGGAGTACAAAAAGATGATAAAATAGCGATAGTAACACATTTAAATTGCACACAATGGCATCTTGTGGATATAGCCGTTCAACAGGTAGGTGCTGTATTGGTACCCATCTATCCTACTGTTTCAAATGCCGATTTTGAATATATTCTAAATCATGCCGAGGTTAAATTTTGTTTTGTATCTGATGTGGAATTATTAGATAAAATTGAAGAAATTAAAGGTTTAGTTCCTTCTCTTCAGGAAATTTTTGGTTTTAAAAAATTCAAAAATTGTAGAAATTTAGCAGTTTTACATCAAATAGGTAAAATTAGCACTCGTGACTCTGAGCTAGAAAATATAAAAAACTCAATTCAAACGGAAGATTTAGTAACCATTATATATACTTCTGGAACAACTGGAAAGCCAAAAGGAGTAATGCTATCACATCGTAATTTGATTTCAAATATTATCTATATTTCGGATTGCATGCCCAAAAATGTAAAAAGAGCATTGAGCTTTCTACCTATTTGTCATGTTTTTGAACGAATGGGATTGTATCGTTTTCAATTGGATTCAGTCGAAATTTATTTTGCCGAATCAATTGATAAAATAGGAGAAAATGCTCAAGATATAAAGCCCGAAATAATGACAGTTGTTCCTAGAATGATTGAGAAAATTTATGACAAAATCCTTTCTAAAGCGAATGAATTAGGAAAAATAAAAAGATTAATTTTTGACTGGTCATTGCATATAGCCAATCAATATGAGCCATTTGAAGAAAAATCATTTTGGTATAATTTTAAATTAAAGATCGCTAGGAAACTTATTTTCCAAAGATGGAAAGATGCTCTTGGTGGAGAAATCAAAGCTTTAATTTGCGGAAGCGCACCATTACAAACCAAATTAATTAAAATATTTGATGCTGCTGAGATTCCTATTTTAGAAGGATACGGAATGACCGAAACGGCTCCAATTATTTCTGGACCGCAATGGAAAAAAGGAGAATATAAAGTAGGATCTGTTGGTAAACCATTAAAGAATATGGAATTACGAATAGCAGATGATGGTGAAATTTTAGTTAAAGGGGAAAATGTAATGATGGGATATTACAAAGAAATAGAATTAACTGCGGAAAACTTTACTGCAGATGGTTTTTTTAAAACTGGAGATATCGGACATTTAGATAGTGAAGGATTCCTGAAAATTACCGATAGAAAAAAAGAAATGTTCAAAACCTCAGGAGGTAAATATGTTGCACCACAAGTTATTGAAAACAAATTAAAAGCATCCAACTTTATTGAAGAAGCTATTGTAGTTGGTGCTGGTGAAAAAATGCCATGCGCTTTAATTGTTCCCGATTTTGATTTTATCAGATCATGGATTATCACAAAAAAATATAACACTATTGACGTTTCTTCTTTTCAAAGCATTGTTGAAAACAAAATTATAAAAGACAGAATTAATGAAGAAATAGAATTAGTAAATTCTAATTTAGGGAATTGGGAACAAATAAAAAAACATACTTTATTACCTGTAGTTTGGTCCATTGATACTGGTGAATTGACACCAACTTTAAAATTAAAAAGGACTGTTATTATGGAAAAGTACAAAGCAATTTATGAAAAATTGTATGGTCGCTAATTGAAATTAATATTTAGAATTCTTATTACTTTTTTTAATAATTTTATAAAAATCAATTTTTGTGTAAAACAATCTTCAAAAAATAAATGTTTAAAAAATATATTTCAAAAATAGAGAACATTATTGCTTTATCACAATCGTTATTAACACCGAAGCAATTTATATTTTTATCCAGTGTTTTAGTTGGAATTTCATCTGCTTTGGCAGTAATTATTCTAAAAACTTTTGCGCACTGGGTTTTTAGATTTGCCACTTATGTCACTATTCATACAAACTTTCTTAAAGTTGGTTTTTTAAAAATAATGTTGCCAATTATTGGGATAATGCTGACTGTATTTGTTGTAAAACGGTTTTTGGGAGGAACTATAGAAAAAGGAACATCACAAATCTTATATGCTGTAGCCAAAAAAGCAAGTATTATCCCAAGAAAACAAATGTATGCTCAAATTGTTACTAGTTCGCTTACAGTTGGTTTAGGAGGTTCAGCGGGACTTGAAAGTCCCATAGTTATTACTGGAGCTGCATTTGGTTCTAATTATGCTCAAAAATACAAATTACATTATAAAGACCGAACCTTACTCATCGGTTGTGGTGTAGCCGCTGGGATAGCGGCAGCTTTTAACGCACCAATAGCAGGAGTACTTTTTGCCGTTGAAGTTTTATTGGTAGATGTCAGTATTTCAGCGTTTACACCAATTATGATTGCTGCTGCAACAGGAGCTTTGGTATCGGCAATCGCTCTAGACGAATCCATATTATTAAATTTTACCAGTCGTCAAACTTTTAATTATCACAACACCCCCTACTACATACTTCTCGGCTTGTTTACAGGATTTGTTGCTGTATTTTACGCGCGTAATTTTCAAAGGACAGAACATTTTTTTAGTCACATTCGATTTTCAGCCTACAAGAAAGCTCTTTTTGGCGCATCCATATTAGCACTTTTAATTTTTATTTTTCCAACACTTTTTGGTGAAGGATACGAAAGCATCCGATCATTATCTGAAAGTGACCCTGGTGAATTACTTGAAAACACCCTTTTTAGAGGATTTAGAAATAACAGTTGGGCATTATTAGCATTTGTTGGATGTTCATTTTTGTTAAAAGCCTTTGCAACTGGAATAACGTTGGGAAGTGGCGGTAATGGAGGGAATTTTGCTCCTTCCCTATTTTTAGGTTCTTACGTTGGTTTTTTCTTTTCTAAACTATTGAATTTAACTGGTTTAACCAATTTACCCATTAGTAACTTTACCATGGTTGGTATGGCGGGTATTTTGAGTGGATTGTTTCACGCACCACTAACGGCCATTTTCTTAATTGCCGAAATTACAGGAGGTTACGGATTGATGATTCCCTTAATGATAGTATCGTCCATAAGTTTTGCCATTTCAAAACGATTTGAAGTACATTCGCTGGACGTTAAGGGATTAGCCAAAAAAGGACATGCTTTTACGAGCAATAAAGACGCCAATGTACTATCGACTTTAGACACAAACGCCATTATACATAGAGATTATCTAACCATATCACCCGATGAAAATCTTGAGAAATTAGTAGATTTAATATCGCATTCCAATCAAGTTATTTTCCCTGTAGTTTCAAAAGAGAATAAACTATTAGGAATCGTGCATTTTAATGATGTTCGGGAAATTATTTTCAATTCGTATCGTGTAAAATATACTTTGGTGAAAGAAATTATGGTGCAACCTACTGCCGTTATTTACCCTTTCAATAATATGGAAGTAGTTATGAATAAATTCGAATCCTCAAGAAAAGCCTATCTTCCTGTTATTAGTGACGATACATATTATGGTTTTATATCCAAATCCGAAGCTCTGGAAGCCTATAGAACCAAGTTAAAATCGATGACAATAGAATAATTTGGGCGTGACCCTGTTGTGTACATGGGCTAATATTCGTGCCGCTTATAGGCCCATGTACACAACAGCGTCGGGCTATCACGAGCGCTATGGCGCCTTGCTCTATCCCTCACACATACCTAAGACCTTTACAACAAACAAAACGATTTTCTTTATTTCAAGAACATAGAAATCGTCAATCT includes these proteins:
- a CDS encoding chloride channel protein, producing MFKKYISKIENIIALSQSLLTPKQFIFLSSVLVGISSALAVIILKTFAHWVFRFATYVTIHTNFLKVGFLKIMLPIIGIMLTVFVVKRFLGGTIEKGTSQILYAVAKKASIIPRKQMYAQIVTSSLTVGLGGSAGLESPIVITGAAFGSNYAQKYKLHYKDRTLLIGCGVAAGIAAAFNAPIAGVLFAVEVLLVDVSISAFTPIMIAAATGALVSAIALDESILLNFTSRQTFNYHNTPYYILLGLFTGFVAVFYARNFQRTEHFFSHIRFSAYKKALFGASILALLIFIFPTLFGEGYESIRSLSESDPGELLENTLFRGFRNNSWALLAFVGCSFLLKAFATGITLGSGGNGGNFAPSLFLGSYVGFFFSKLLNLTGLTNLPISNFTMVGMAGILSGLFHAPLTAIFLIAEITGGYGLMIPLMIVSSISFAISKRFEVHSLDVKGLAKKGHAFTSNKDANVLSTLDTNAIIHRDYLTISPDENLEKLVDLISHSNQVIFPVVSKENKLLGIVHFNDVREIIFNSYRVKYTLVKEIMVQPTAVIYPFNNMEVVMNKFESSRKAYLPVISDDTYYGFISKSEALEAYRTKLKSMTIE
- a CDS encoding AMP-dependent synthetase/ligase codes for the protein MYSNIKRLFDIPVYQKNNKALLHAFNTKENGVWQRESTISFLEKAQILSKALLEIGVQKDDKIAIVTHLNCTQWHLVDIAVQQVGAVLVPIYPTVSNADFEYILNHAEVKFCFVSDVELLDKIEEIKGLVPSLQEIFGFKKFKNCRNLAVLHQIGKISTRDSELENIKNSIQTEDLVTIIYTSGTTGKPKGVMLSHRNLISNIIYISDCMPKNVKRALSFLPICHVFERMGLYRFQLDSVEIYFAESIDKIGENAQDIKPEIMTVVPRMIEKIYDKILSKANELGKIKRLIFDWSLHIANQYEPFEEKSFWYNFKLKIARKLIFQRWKDALGGEIKALICGSAPLQTKLIKIFDAAEIPILEGYGMTETAPIISGPQWKKGEYKVGSVGKPLKNMELRIADDGEILVKGENVMMGYYKEIELTAENFTADGFFKTGDIGHLDSEGFLKITDRKKEMFKTSGGKYVAPQVIENKLKASNFIEEAIVVGAGEKMPCALIVPDFDFIRSWIITKKYNTIDVSSFQSIVENKIIKDRINEEIELVNSNLGNWEQIKKHTLLPVVWSIDTGELTPTLKLKRTVIMEKYKAIYEKLYGR
- a CDS encoding S1 family peptidase, with product MSENQSSKDNNASTSQNNNKARNKKIALLIGGLFVLGLIIIPRVWAKFHKKEIVCLNNQTAIYEKYKDAVVLVKHTYALQISIKGSEPFQITVDDSSLAEKTISGTGFFVSEDGKIVTNHHVAEPWKYTENKLEDFSELKNHISAVLPDSIDKKDYKTYLESHWNDYYENEGEEDYSEEDAPVATTTPVANVDSSSVNTEVNDLISDNQSEEKAITSQITYTKLEDVEIVPKTVEISVALHGSKDDWLQCKVLKIADGDEVDVAILQLSSETLPASVSDIVDLDNAVKDDASLKPGTNAILIGYPMGLQLANTRRGIKVQVYEGQINKESDGVSIQYNVTSTHGASGSPVFNECGQLIAINYAGYDEAQGYNFGIVAKHAMSLMQ